The following are encoded in a window of Mycolicibacterium tusciae JS617 genomic DNA:
- a CDS encoding DDE-type integrase/transposase/recombinase: MIDLSRSSWHYRSHPRPRVADPVPHKDRAYPSRIGVSDRAAIAEHILAGWLTGMSVDQSFAEMWDAGVVLASRRSWWRIAAAIEDQSARPVAPTRSNNKAPRSAPVLKATGPQQIWSWDITDLRSPWRGVAFKAYSIIDIYSRKIVGWRVEERECDDMAVEMFETAFTEHGPPLVVHADSGPAMRSTVLKDLLADLGIGRTHNRPHVSNDNPYSESEFRTMKYRPNYPGVFDDLDAARAWVSAYVPWYNHHHRHSGIALFTPDEVHSGTWTRQWDRRDHALQAYYDAHPERFRNRPHTNSPSPVVGINLPAETDPNRLHAA, from the coding sequence ATGATCGATCTGTCGCGCTCGAGCTGGCACTACCGATCGCACCCGCGCCCGCGCGTGGCCGACCCGGTGCCGCACAAGGATCGGGCCTACCCCTCGCGTATCGGCGTCTCCGACCGTGCGGCGATCGCCGAACATATCCTCGCCGGCTGGCTGACGGGGATGTCGGTGGATCAGTCCTTCGCCGAGATGTGGGATGCCGGTGTGGTGTTGGCGTCGCGGCGGTCGTGGTGGCGCATCGCGGCCGCGATCGAGGATCAAAGTGCGCGGCCGGTCGCGCCGACCCGTTCGAATAACAAGGCGCCACGGTCGGCGCCGGTGCTCAAAGCGACCGGACCGCAACAGATCTGGAGTTGGGATATCACCGACTTGCGGAGCCCGTGGCGTGGTGTGGCGTTCAAGGCGTACTCGATCATCGACATCTACTCCCGCAAGATCGTGGGCTGGCGGGTCGAGGAACGCGAGTGCGACGACATGGCCGTGGAGATGTTCGAGACCGCGTTCACCGAACACGGACCACCCTTGGTGGTGCACGCCGATTCCGGGCCGGCGATGCGCTCCACCGTGCTCAAGGACCTCCTCGCCGATCTCGGAATCGGCCGGACCCACAACCGGCCCCACGTCAGCAACGACAACCCGTACTCCGAATCGGAGTTCCGCACGATGAAGTACCGACCGAACTACCCGGGCGTCTTCGACGATCTCGACGCCGCCCGCGCCTGGGTGAGCGCCTACGTGCCTTGGTACAACCACCACCACCGCCACAGCGGCATCGCGCTGTTCACTCCGGACGAGGTTCACAGCGGAACGTGGACGCGGCAATGGGATCGCCGCGACCACGCCCTACAGGCCTACTACGACGCCCACCCCGAACGCTTCCGCAACCGTCCACACACCAACAGTCCCAGCCCCGTCGTCGGCATCAACCTCCCCGCCGAAACCGACCCCAACCGACTCCACGCAGCTTGA
- a CDS encoding flavin-containing monooxygenase, with product MTDYSDVLIIGAGFSGIGAAYRIREQNPNVSYTILERRERLGGTWDLFQYPGIRSDSDIFTLSFPWEPWTRKEMIADGADIWQYMADAARKHGIDSHIRFSTRVIAADWDSATDTWTVQAEQDGELRTYSARFLFFASGYYNYDEPYSPPFPGIEDFAGDVVHPQHWPDGFDYAGKRLVVIGSGATAVSMIPSLAKTAGHVTMLQRTPSYLFSVQRVQPVINGIRKILPRRASHAAARVALSLFGAVLWLVSRRAPGFSKRLLRAGAEKNLPAGYDIDTHFTPPYNPWDQRMCFILDSDFCKAVGRDDVDIVTDHIDHVDATGIVLKSGRHLDADVIITATGIQLQALGGVEIRIDGEEIKPNERFAFRRHLLEDVPNAAWCFGYSNASWTLGADMTARSVAKLLSYMDSHGYTHAYPHLGDVHMAEQPVFNLQSGYVLRAPNVLPKSGVRRPWEVTHNYLRDAIGKRFEDIEESMVFGRATTASAPQAQSEAVG from the coding sequence ATGACCGACTACAGCGACGTGCTGATCATCGGAGCGGGCTTCTCCGGCATCGGTGCGGCCTATCGCATTCGCGAGCAGAACCCGAACGTGAGCTACACGATCCTGGAGCGGCGTGAGCGCCTCGGCGGCACGTGGGATCTTTTCCAGTACCCGGGTATTCGGTCAGACAGCGACATCTTCACGCTGAGCTTTCCGTGGGAGCCGTGGACGCGTAAGGAGATGATCGCCGACGGAGCCGACATCTGGCAGTACATGGCAGACGCGGCGCGCAAGCACGGCATCGACTCCCACATCCGGTTCAGCACCCGTGTCATCGCCGCCGACTGGGATTCGGCCACCGACACCTGGACCGTTCAGGCCGAACAGGACGGCGAGCTCAGGACCTACAGCGCGCGGTTCCTGTTCTTCGCCAGTGGTTACTACAACTACGACGAGCCGTACTCGCCGCCGTTCCCTGGCATCGAGGACTTCGCGGGCGACGTGGTGCATCCGCAGCACTGGCCGGACGGATTCGACTACGCGGGAAAGCGACTGGTCGTCATCGGCAGTGGTGCGACCGCGGTCAGCATGATTCCGTCGCTGGCCAAGACGGCCGGGCATGTGACGATGCTGCAGCGCACACCGTCGTATCTGTTCTCGGTACAGCGGGTGCAACCGGTGATCAACGGCATACGGAAGATACTGCCGCGCAGAGCATCTCATGCGGCGGCTCGTGTGGCCCTTTCGCTGTTCGGTGCCGTGCTCTGGCTGGTCTCCCGCCGGGCACCAGGCTTCAGCAAGCGTCTGCTCCGCGCTGGAGCCGAAAAGAACCTGCCAGCGGGATACGACATCGACACCCACTTCACGCCGCCGTACAACCCGTGGGATCAGCGGATGTGCTTCATCCTCGACAGTGATTTCTGCAAGGCGGTGGGCAGAGATGACGTCGACATCGTGACCGACCACATCGACCACGTGGACGCCACCGGCATCGTGTTGAAGTCGGGCAGACACCTCGACGCCGACGTGATCATCACCGCGACCGGTATTCAATTGCAGGCCCTCGGTGGAGTTGAGATCCGCATCGATGGTGAGGAGATCAAACCGAACGAGCGGTTCGCCTTCCGGCGACACCTTCTCGAAGATGTGCCCAACGCGGCATGGTGCTTCGGTTACTCGAACGCGTCGTGGACGCTGGGCGCCGACATGACGGCGCGCTCGGTCGCGAAGCTGTTGTCCTACATGGATTCCCACGGCTACACCCACGCCTACCCGCATCTCGGTGACGTTCACATGGCCGAACAGCCCGTGTTCAACCTCCAGTCGGGCTACGTGCTGCGCGCACCGAATGTGCTGCCGAAGTCGGGCGTCCGGAGGCCGTGGGAGGTGACGCACAACTATCTGCGGGACGCGATCGGCAAACGGTTCGAGGACATCGAGGAGTCGATGGTGTTCGGCCGCGCTACTACGGCGTCCGCACCGCAAGCCCAGTCTGAAGCAGTCGGCTAG
- a CDS encoding phosphotransferase family protein, with protein sequence MPSEPAVEDISRLEHSSRDLSALPEVMAGWLSTVLPGGATPEITVESGVDSNGMSSETIILTGRWDEDGERREQKFVARVAPAEQDVPVFSSYRMDHQFDVIRLVGEQTDVPVPPVRWLEPTGTVLGTQFFLMDYVDGRVPPDVMPYTFGGNWFADAPVESQRELQDSTVEVIAKLHAIPEPEKTFGFLDDGSEPNALRRNFNWLKSWYQFAVPDIGRSALVERSLEWLEENWPEDTAATDSVLVWGDSRVGNVLYDGFKPAAVLDWEMATLGPREMDVAWIIFAHMVFQELAGLAGLPGLPDVMREEDVRAVYTEHSGVELGDLNWFYAYSGVIWCCVFMRTTARRVRFGEMEAPEDVESLFYHGSVLKRLIGDDA encoded by the coding sequence ATGCCAAGCGAACCGGCTGTTGAAGACATCAGCCGTCTAGAGCACTCAAGCCGAGACCTCTCCGCGCTACCCGAGGTGATGGCCGGATGGCTTTCGACCGTGCTGCCCGGCGGTGCCACCCCCGAGATCACAGTGGAAAGCGGTGTGGACTCCAACGGCATGTCGTCGGAGACGATCATCCTGACGGGCCGCTGGGACGAGGACGGCGAGCGGCGCGAGCAGAAGTTCGTGGCGCGGGTGGCTCCGGCCGAGCAGGATGTGCCGGTGTTCTCGTCCTACCGGATGGACCATCAGTTCGACGTGATCCGCCTCGTCGGCGAGCAGACCGATGTGCCGGTCCCGCCGGTGCGTTGGCTGGAACCGACCGGCACGGTACTGGGCACTCAGTTCTTCCTGATGGACTACGTCGATGGACGCGTTCCGCCCGACGTGATGCCATATACGTTCGGCGGCAACTGGTTTGCCGATGCCCCCGTGGAGAGCCAGCGCGAGCTCCAGGACAGCACCGTCGAGGTGATCGCGAAGCTGCATGCGATTCCCGAGCCCGAGAAGACTTTCGGATTCCTGGACGACGGATCGGAGCCCAACGCGTTGCGACGCAATTTCAACTGGCTCAAGTCCTGGTACCAGTTCGCGGTTCCCGACATCGGCCGCTCCGCCCTGGTGGAACGGTCCCTCGAGTGGCTGGAGGAGAACTGGCCCGAGGACACCGCAGCGACCGACTCCGTTCTGGTGTGGGGCGACTCGCGCGTGGGCAACGTGCTCTATGACGGGTTCAAGCCCGCCGCCGTGCTCGACTGGGAAATGGCCACGCTCGGCCCGCGGGAGATGGATGTGGCGTGGATCATCTTCGCCCACATGGTCTTTCAGGAGCTGGCCGGATTGGCAGGCCTACCCGGGCTTCCCGATGTCATGCGCGAGGAGGATGTTCGCGCCGTCTACACCGAGCACAGTGGTGTCGAGCTGGGCGACCTGAACTGGTTCTACGCCTACTCCGGCGTGATCTGGTGCTGCGTTTTCATGCGGACCACCGCCCGGCGGGTCCGTTTCGGCGAGATGGAGGCGCCCGAGGACGTCGAATCGCTGTTCTACCACGGCTCTGTACTCAAACGACTCATTGGAGATGACGCCTGA
- a CDS encoding AraC family transcriptional regulator, with protein MKPGPVAALPQTCSPTVWLWPGQALYAGPSLNLEPHSGSVWCFAIGVDGPLAVTTPDGAISEATSLLIPPRLTHHLTCLGRGLVSCYLEPTSVRAESCRSAMTEWRGEIGVTHTAEPQLMFAPANNDSARRWLDLAAPTARRAIDPRIAAAAHRIRTDPATAVSSQELATEAGLSESRFLHLFRDELETSLRRYRIWVRLVHAGTAIAGGANLTEAAMKSGFASPSHLADRFKSTFGLSASRLLQTGLAVRTP; from the coding sequence ATGAAGCCAGGACCGGTGGCGGCGCTTCCACAAACCTGCTCCCCGACGGTCTGGCTATGGCCGGGCCAGGCGCTGTACGCCGGCCCGAGCCTCAATCTGGAGCCGCATTCGGGTTCGGTGTGGTGCTTTGCCATCGGCGTCGACGGACCGTTGGCGGTGACGACCCCCGACGGCGCCATCTCCGAAGCGACGAGCCTGCTCATTCCGCCACGGCTGACCCACCACCTCACCTGCCTCGGCCGCGGACTGGTGTCCTGCTACCTGGAGCCGACATCGGTTCGAGCCGAATCCTGTCGGAGCGCGATGACGGAGTGGCGCGGGGAAATAGGAGTGACTCACACGGCAGAGCCGCAGCTGATGTTCGCACCGGCCAACAACGACAGTGCCCGCCGATGGCTCGATCTCGCCGCGCCCACCGCACGGCGCGCCATCGATCCGCGCATCGCCGCCGCGGCGCATCGGATCCGCACGGACCCGGCGACGGCGGTGTCGTCGCAAGAACTCGCCACCGAGGCCGGATTGTCGGAGTCGCGATTTCTGCATCTGTTCCGGGACGAACTCGAAACGAGCCTGCGGCGCTATCGGATATGGGTACGGCTCGTGCACGCAGGCACCGCGATCGCCGGCGGCGCCAACCTGACCGAGGCCGCGATGAAGTCCGGCTTCGCGAGTCCGTCGCACCTCGCCGACCGGTTCAAGTCGACCTTCGGGCTCTCGGCTAGCCGACTGCTTCAGACTGGGCTTGCGGTGCGGACGCCGTAG
- a CDS encoding DUF4345 domain-containing protein: MTIAVIAVIGVFFAGMGCYALAAPAAIIRPFGITLGSAAARSEVRAVYGGFGLAIAGVLGYAAVAGGDVRTGILIAVGAALAGMAIGRLVSAVLDERTAFYPNWFYCLVEALAAAALFAISAR, translated from the coding sequence GTGACGATCGCGGTCATCGCCGTTATCGGCGTGTTTTTCGCGGGGATGGGCTGCTACGCGCTCGCGGCCCCCGCAGCGATCATCCGCCCGTTCGGCATCACTCTTGGTTCAGCGGCGGCGCGTTCGGAGGTCCGCGCGGTGTACGGCGGGTTCGGGCTCGCGATCGCTGGCGTGCTGGGTTACGCGGCGGTCGCAGGCGGTGACGTGCGGACGGGAATCTTGATCGCCGTCGGCGCCGCGCTGGCGGGGATGGCGATCGGCCGGTTGGTGTCCGCGGTGCTCGACGAACGGACGGCGTTCTATCCCAACTGGTTCTACTGCCTGGTCGAAGCGCTCGCCGCCGCCGCCCTCTTTGCGATTTCGGCGCGCTGA